In Mercurialis annua linkage group LG6, ddMerAnnu1.2, whole genome shotgun sequence, the following are encoded in one genomic region:
- the LOC126686697 gene encoding uncharacterized protein LOC126686697 — translation MEIDSIEQINLQIKDEDLFKAAETGDSSLFKSLSPQNLTKYLLSLQNDDARSLLHVAASFGQLEVVKVLLDGVDDESKSVVSKKDEEGWTPLHSATSIGNLEIVEILLAKGADVNAKTGAGRTALHYAASKGRLEIAQVLISHGADINSMDKVGVTPLHRAASTGNGQFCELLIEEGAEVDALDKIGQTPLMVAVICHDKEVALLLIRHGADVDVEDKEGYTVLGRASNDIRPLLIDAAKAMLEG, via the exons ATGGAGATCGATTCAATTGAACAAATTAACCTCCAAATCAAAGACGAAGACCTCTTCAAAGCAGCAGAGACCGGCGATTCTTCACTGTTCAAATCACTCTCACCACAAAACCTTACCAAATATCTTCTCTCCCTTCAAAACGACGACGCTCGCTCCTTACTCCACGTCGCCGCATCTTTCGGTCAACTCGAG GTGGTAAAAGTACTGTTAGATGGTGTCGATGATGAATCAAAAAGTGTAGTAAgtaaaaaagatgaagaaggGTGGACTCCGCTTCACTCTGCAACCAGCATTGGTAATCTTGAAATTGTTGAGATTTTGTTAGCTAAAG GAGCTGATGTGAATGCGAAAACGGGCGCTGGTCGCACTGCTCTTCATTATGCTGCTAGCAAAGGGAGATTGGAAATTGCTCAAGTCTTGATATCGCATGGCGCGGATATTAATTCCATGGATAAG GTTGGTGTTACCCCATTACATCGGGCTGCTAGCACAGGGAACGGTCAATTTTGTGAGCTTTTAATTGAGGAAGGAGCTGAGGTTGATGCGCTAGATAAAATTGGTCAAACTCCTTTGATGGTTGCTGTCATTTGTCATGATAAAGAG GTTGCTCTCCTCCTTATAAGGCATGGAGCAGATGTGGATGTGGAAGACAAGGAAGGCTACACGGTGCTCGGTCGAGCTTCTAATGATATTAGGCCATTACTGATTGATGCTGCTAAGGCTATGCTTGAAGGATGA
- the LOC126686698 gene encoding uncharacterized protein LOC126686698 isoform X2 yields MNTLFQIKPPSVISSTIQIPEIKFQTGSNQFKPKSISNSFKFVIYKSLPFAASVSLLLSATPASAGIMSGFSGLESVPGPELPKIDFLAKINEENQKKYAENDARFKSSPILKELLERSKNNKEKHKNR; encoded by the exons ATGAACACTCTCTTCCAAATCAAACCTCCCTCTGTGATTTCATCAACCATACAAATCCCTGAAATCAAATTCCAAACTGGTTCTAATCAGTTCAAACCCAAGAGTATTTCAAATTCTTTCAAATTTGTCATTTATAAATCTCTTCCTTTTGCTGCTTCTGTTTCTTTGCTTCTCTCTGCCACTCCAG CTAGCGCTGGAATTATGTCTGGTTTTTCTGGGTTAGAATCAGTTCCTGGTCCAGAGCTTCCTAAGATCGACTTTCTCGCCAAGATCAATG AAGAAAACCAGAAGAAGTATGCAGAAAATGATGCAAGATTCAAATCGTCTCCCATACTTAAAGAACTACTAGAGCGATCCAAGAATAACAAAGAAAA GCATAAGAACCGGTGA
- the LOC126686698 gene encoding uncharacterized protein LOC126686698 isoform X1, with translation MNTLFQIKPPSVISSTIQIPEIKFQTGSNQFKPKSISNSFKFVIYKSLPFAASVSLLLSATPASAGIMSGFSGLESVPGPELPKIDFLAKINEENQKKYAENDARFKSSPILKELLERSKNNKEKNRQETQDKYCLRGAEWGVGDCSTAGMSPTERDEFIAMLKKKTGMED, from the exons ATGAACACTCTCTTCCAAATCAAACCTCCCTCTGTGATTTCATCAACCATACAAATCCCTGAAATCAAATTCCAAACTGGTTCTAATCAGTTCAAACCCAAGAGTATTTCAAATTCTTTCAAATTTGTCATTTATAAATCTCTTCCTTTTGCTGCTTCTGTTTCTTTGCTTCTCTCTGCCACTCCAG CTAGCGCTGGAATTATGTCTGGTTTTTCTGGGTTAGAATCAGTTCCTGGTCCAGAGCTTCCTAAGATCGACTTTCTCGCCAAGATCAATG AAGAAAACCAGAAGAAGTATGCAGAAAATGATGCAAGATTCAAATCGTCTCCCATACTTAAAGAACTACTAGAGCGATCCAAGAATAACAAAGAAAA GAATCGTCAAGAAACACAAGACAAATACTGCTTAAGAGGTGCAGAATGGGGAGTAGGAGATTGTTCAACAGCAGGAATGTCCCCAACTGAGAGAGATGAGTTCATTGCTATGCTCAAAAAGAAGACTGGAATGGAAGATTAA
- the LOC126686699 gene encoding 60S acidic ribosomal protein P2A-like → MKIVAAFLLAVLGGNNSPTADDLKKILGSVGIDADEDRIELLLSQVKGKDVTELIASGREKLASVPSGGGVAMATSAAPAAGGGAAAPAAEAKKEEKVEEKEESDDDMGFSLFD, encoded by the exons ATGAAGATCGTCGCTGCTTTTTTGCTCGCCGTGTTGGGAGGCAACAACAGCCCCACCGCCGATGATTTGAAGAAAATTCTAGGATCCG TTGGCATTGATGCCGATGAGGACAGAATTGAGTTGTTGCTGTCTCAAGTCAAAGGAAAGGACGTAACCGAGTTGATTGCTTCTGGAAGGGAGAAATTAGCTTCAGTACCTTCCGGTGGTGGTGTTGCCATGGCTACATCAGCAGCCCCTGCTGCCGGAGGCGGTGCAGCAGCCCCTGCTGCTGAGGCCAAGAAGGAAGAGAAGGTTGAGGAGAAGGAAGAGTCCGACGAT GATATGGGTTTCAGCCTCTTTGATTAA